The following proteins are encoded in a genomic region of Aquella oligotrophica:
- a CDS encoding ABC transporter ATP-binding protein: MNNNYILQTTKLSKSFTQSSGDKLQIFSNINFNLEAGATVSIVGSSGSGKTSLLQILAGLDSPTDGYVSIDGENLQQMNSNQLCQLRNKKLGFIYQFHHLLPEFTALENTLMPLIIGNKSDKQGKEYANYILSKLGLGKRTQHYPSQLSGGERQRVAIARAVINQPKIIFADEPTGNLDNTTAHQVLDIFLSLQQELNTSLIMVTHDHEIASRTQQKLTLHNGELAN, from the coding sequence ATGAATAATAATTATATTTTGCAAACTACGAAGCTTTCAAAATCTTTTACCCAATCCAGTGGTGACAAGCTACAAATTTTTAGCAATATTAATTTTAACCTTGAAGCCGGTGCAACTGTCAGTATCGTTGGCAGTTCAGGAAGCGGCAAAACATCACTATTACAGATATTAGCTGGTCTTGATAGCCCTACCGATGGATACGTTAGTATAGATGGCGAAAATTTACAACAAATGAATAGCAACCAGTTATGCCAATTACGCAACAAGAAGCTGGGCTTTATTTACCAATTTCATCATCTACTGCCGGAATTTACTGCTCTTGAAAATACTCTAATGCCATTAATCATTGGCAATAAAAGTGATAAACAAGGTAAAGAGTATGCAAATTATATTCTAAGTAAACTCGGACTAGGTAAACGTACACAACACTACCCGAGCCAACTATCTGGTGGAGAACGCCAGCGCGTAGCAATTGCTCGAGCTGTAATTAACCAGCCAAAGATAATATTTGCAGATGAGCCAACTGGAAATCTCGATAATACCACAGCCCATCAGGTACTTGATATTTTTCTTTCGCTACAGCAAGAGTTAAATACCAGTCTCATTATGGTTACTCATGACCATGAGATAGCCAGCCGAACACAACAAAAGCTTACCCTGCATAATGGTGAATTAGCTAATTAA
- a CDS encoding BON domain-containing protein — MRNKLMQLMLVVGSIYIAVTITGCANAALAVTDPRSITTLTDDQYIMRNLQVKYMDKEFESAHIQTTVYNHEVLLNGQALSLIQRHKIVEAAKNMDRVTKVYDYMYIAKTDTASTTDDTMITATVKSKLFASEDVNSNDVKIVTYAGDVYILGIIKKEQLKNMVTVASNVDGVKKVIPLVHYKTSDSKLNLPGTE, encoded by the coding sequence TTGAGAAATAAGCTTATGCAATTAATGCTTGTAGTGGGTAGTATTTACATCGCCGTAACAATAACTGGCTGTGCAAATGCTGCTCTAGCAGTAACTGATCCGCGAAGCATAACTACTCTTACCGATGATCAATATATTATGCGTAATTTACAAGTAAAATATATGGATAAAGAGTTTGAAAGTGCACATATTCAGACTACCGTTTATAATCATGAAGTTTTATTGAATGGACAAGCTTTAAGTCTTATCCAGCGTCATAAAATAGTCGAAGCAGCAAAAAATATGGACCGCGTAACAAAGGTTTATGATTATATGTATATTGCTAAAACTGATACTGCTTCAACAACTGATGATACAATGATTACAGCTACCGTAAAAAGTAAACTTTTTGCTTCTGAAGACGTGAATAGTAATGATGTAAAAATAGTTACCTATGCTGGTGATGTTTATATTTTAGGAATCATCAAAAAAGAACAGCTAAAAAACATGGTAACGGTTGCAAGCAATGTTGATGGTGTTAAAAAAGTTATCCCTCTAGTTCACTATAAAACATCAGATAGTAAGCTCAATCTACCAGGCACAGAGTAA
- a CDS encoding lipocalin family protein encodes MKKLLMSFVLFTVYITAYAGDMAAIDNFDSSKYLGKWYEIARLPNKFEDKCLPPVTATYQLNPDDDNKIIVTNECNTRDSVPEIAEGMASFVESHNIAKLKVTFLPKFIRWLPFGYGDYWVLNVDYNKMALVGSPDHKYLWILSRSENVPESDLKAIILIAKDQGFDTSQLIYNYTPPSIF; translated from the coding sequence ATGAAAAAATTACTAATGAGTTTTGTATTGTTTACTGTTTATATTACTGCTTATGCTGGTGATATGGCTGCAATTGATAATTTTGATAGTAGCAAATACCTTGGTAAGTGGTATGAAATTGCAAGGTTACCCAATAAATTCGAAGATAAATGTCTGCCACCAGTTACCGCAACGTATCAGCTAAACCCAGATGATGACAATAAAATAATTGTTACTAATGAATGTAATACTCGGGATAGTGTTCCTGAGATTGCAGAAGGAATGGCAAGCTTTGTCGAGTCACATAATATTGCTAAATTGAAGGTGACATTCTTGCCAAAATTTATTCGCTGGCTACCTTTTGGTTATGGGGATTATTGGGTTTTGAATGTTGATTATAATAAGATGGCATTGGTTGGAAGCCCGGATCATAAGTACCTTTGGATATTATCCCGTTCTGAAAATGTGCCAGAAAGCGATCTTAAGGCAATAATATTGATTGCAAAAGATCAGGGCTTTGATACTTCGCAGCTTATTTATAATTACACCCCTCCAAGCATATTTTGA
- the glyA gene encoding serine hydroxymethyltransferase: protein MNKLNNVLKNSDKAIFDLIGEEARRQEEHIELIASENYVSKAVLEAQGSVLTNKYAEGYPQKRYYGGCYYVDQVEQIAIDRIKQLFGAEYANVQPHSGSQANQAVYFAVLQPGDTVLGMSLAHGGHLTHGSPVNLSGKLFKFISYGLNDKEEIDYAEVERLAMEHKPKLIVAGASAYSLAIDFKRFREVADKCGALLMVDMAHYAGLIAAGVYPNPVPHADFVTSTTHKTLRGPRGGIILAKEEHGKMLNSSIFPGLQGGPLEHVIAAKAVAFGEALEPDFKAYQEQVKKNAVVLAETLIKRGLRIVSGRTESHVMLVDLRAKGITGKVAEEVLGNANITINKNAIPNDPEKPFVTSGIRLGTPAVTSRGFKEAECEELGNMIADVLENPDNQAVIEKVKQQALALCGRFPVYQ from the coding sequence ATGAATAAACTAAATAATGTACTTAAAAATAGTGATAAAGCAATTTTTGATCTGATTGGCGAGGAAGCTCGTCGTCAGGAAGAACATATTGAACTAATCGCATCTGAAAATTATGTATCAAAGGCAGTTCTTGAAGCACAAGGTTCTGTCCTTACCAATAAATATGCCGAAGGTTATCCACAAAAGCGTTATTATGGTGGATGCTATTATGTTGATCAGGTAGAGCAAATTGCTATTGATCGGATTAAACAGTTATTTGGTGCTGAGTATGCCAATGTTCAGCCACATTCTGGTTCACAAGCAAATCAGGCAGTTTATTTTGCAGTATTACAACCGGGTGATACGGTGCTTGGGATGTCCTTAGCTCACGGTGGACATTTGACACATGGTTCGCCAGTTAATCTATCCGGCAAACTATTCAAATTTATCAGCTATGGTTTAAATGATAAAGAAGAGATTGATTACGCTGAAGTTGAGCGTTTAGCGATGGAGCATAAGCCAAAATTAATCGTTGCTGGTGCATCGGCTTATTCTCTTGCAATTGATTTTAAACGCTTCCGTGAAGTTGCTGATAAATGTGGTGCATTATTGATGGTAGATATGGCGCATTATGCAGGCTTGATCGCAGCTGGTGTTTATCCTAATCCAGTACCGCATGCTGATTTTGTTACTTCTACTACGCATAAAACATTACGTGGTCCGCGTGGTGGGATTATTCTTGCCAAAGAAGAGCATGGCAAAATGTTAAATTCTTCAATTTTCCCAGGTTTACAGGGTGGACCACTTGAACATGTGATTGCGGCTAAAGCGGTTGCTTTTGGTGAGGCATTAGAGCCTGATTTTAAAGCCTATCAGGAGCAGGTTAAGAAAAATGCAGTTGTATTGGCGGAAACATTGATTAAGCGTGGACTGCGGATTGTATCTGGACGCACCGAGTCGCATGTTATGCTAGTAGATTTACGTGCTAAGGGGATTACTGGTAAGGTTGCTGAAGAGGTATTGGGTAATGCTAATATTACGATTAATAAGAATGCGATCCCAAATGATCCAGAAAAACCGTTTGTAACTAGTGGTATTCGCCTAGGAACTCCAGCAGTTACTAGCCGTGGATTTAAAGAAGCTGAATGTGAAGAGCTTGGCAATATGATTGCTGATGTCTTAGAAAACCCTGATAATCAGGCTGTGATTGAAAAAGTCAAGCAACAGGCACTGGCTTTATGTGGTAGATTCCCAGTTTATCAATAA
- a CDS encoding mannose-1-phosphate guanylyltransferase/mannose-6-phosphate isomerase translates to MIPVIISGGSGSRLWPVSRQADPKPFLKLSDGKSLLQNTFSRSATLTESITSILTVTNEKLHFRMNNEYQQINDKSIRCDFILEPFGRNTAPAVLAAAIFAKENYTEDEIILVLPADHLITDLDAFNSTVAKAVEMAKLGYLVTFGINPEYPETGYGYIEADTATQIGSGFAVKRFVEKPNLELATQYVESGDYQWNSGMFCGQVKTFLAEFEKNSPKLVRDVHKCLSNSVVNDSDTGKSVKLNPELFINAENISVDYALFERTAKAAVIPCSIGWSDIGSWLSIAQTLPKDANGNAIIGESILHNTKDCLVYSTNRIIAGVDIADLVVVDTPDALLVANKNQTQDVKHIFEQLKKMQHSTSELHQTVHRPWGTYTTLEEGPFYKIKRIEVKPGHALSAQSHAKRSEHWVVVDGEATVLHKDKVVRLLANESTFIPAGDKHRLMNASEDETLVIIEVQCGNYLGEDDIVRYDDMYGRE, encoded by the coding sequence ATGATTCCAGTAATTATTTCAGGCGGTAGTGGTTCACGCTTATGGCCAGTTTCACGGCAGGCTGACCCAAAACCATTTCTTAAATTGTCTGATGGTAAAAGTTTATTACAAAATACTTTTTCCCGTTCTGCTACCCTTACAGAGTCAATCACGAGTATACTGACTGTTACCAATGAAAAGCTTCATTTTCGGATGAATAATGAATATCAGCAGATAAATGATAAAAGTATTCGCTGTGATTTCATCCTTGAACCATTTGGGCGTAATACTGCGCCAGCTGTTCTTGCAGCAGCTATTTTTGCTAAAGAAAACTATACTGAAGATGAAATAATTCTGGTTTTACCGGCTGATCATTTGATAACTGATCTTGATGCATTTAATAGCACTGTAGCAAAAGCGGTAGAAATGGCAAAGCTTGGCTATCTGGTTACCTTTGGAATTAATCCAGAATATCCTGAAACAGGTTATGGCTATATTGAGGCAGATACAGCAACCCAGATTGGTAGTGGTTTTGCCGTGAAGCGATTTGTGGAAAAGCCAAATTTAGAACTAGCAACACAATACGTTGAATCTGGCGATTACCAGTGGAATTCGGGTATGTTTTGCGGTCAGGTGAAAACTTTCTTGGCTGAATTTGAGAAAAACTCACCTAAATTGGTTCGTGATGTACACAAGTGTCTGTCAAATTCGGTGGTAAATGATTCGGATACTGGTAAGTCGGTAAAGCTAAATCCTGAATTATTCATTAATGCGGAAAATATCTCAGTTGACTATGCCTTATTTGAAAGAACTGCCAAGGCAGCAGTGATCCCCTGTTCTATTGGTTGGTCAGATATTGGTTCATGGCTCTCAATTGCACAAACTTTACCCAAAGATGCGAATGGGAATGCAATAATTGGTGAAAGTATTTTACATAATACCAAGGACTGCTTGGTTTATTCCACTAATCGGATTATTGCGGGTGTAGATATTGCTGATCTAGTTGTGGTTGATACTCCGGATGCGCTATTGGTTGCTAACAAAAATCAGACGCAGGACGTAAAGCACATTTTTGAGCAACTGAAAAAAATGCAGCATAGCACTTCGGAATTGCACCAAACCGTCCATCGTCCGTGGGGAACTTATACTACGCTTGAGGAAGGTCCTTTTTATAAGATTAAACGGATTGAAGTAAAGCCAGGGCATGCATTATCTGCGCAGTCTCATGCTAAACGGAGTGAGCATTGGGTTGTTGTTGATGGTGAGGCAACTGTTTTACATAAAGATAAGGTTGTACGATTATTAGCAAATGAGTCAACTTTTATCCCAGCGGGTGATAAACACCGTTTAATGAATGCTAGTGAAGATGAAACACTGGTGATTATTGAAGTTCAATGTGGTAATTATCTTGGCGAAGACGATATTGTCCGCTATGATGATATGTATGGGCGTGAATAG
- a CDS encoding DMT family transporter produces the protein MAKLTFLHQFFYSKWLDVILLLLVAIVWGTSYGVAKHAVLYYPVLGFLALRFCITFLVFLPSCFRLSADSIKANIKIGVPLGLVLLLIFISETYGLSITTASSSAFLISLYVVLTPFIQWLVLKERPQKTIIVAAFLSVIGAFLLSKNKDGSFNLNLGDYLIIAAAIMRAFMVTFTKKLTQDAPTNMVFLTSIQTGIVGLGCLLLGLLLNYDQLKILPSSAVFWLDLIYLILFCTMFAFFVQNFSVKRTSPTKVSLLMGSEPVWGALYATIVIHESLSPISWLGGVLIVAASLWASIKH, from the coding sequence ATGGCAAAGTTGACATTTCTCCACCAGTTCTTTTATTCAAAATGGCTTGATGTGATTTTGCTATTACTGGTAGCTATTGTTTGGGGAACTAGTTATGGTGTTGCTAAACATGCGGTACTATATTATCCTGTTTTAGGATTTCTTGCATTGAGATTTTGTATTACATTTCTAGTCTTTCTACCATCTTGTTTTCGCTTAAGTGCCGATAGTATCAAAGCAAATATAAAAATAGGGGTTCCTTTAGGTCTGGTATTACTACTAATTTTTATTAGTGAAACCTATGGCTTATCTATAACAACAGCTTCAAGCTCGGCATTTTTAATTAGCTTATATGTGGTTCTGACTCCGTTTATCCAATGGCTGGTATTAAAAGAGCGTCCACAAAAGACAATTATTGTTGCAGCATTTTTATCTGTCATTGGTGCATTTCTACTAAGTAAGAATAAAGATGGATCATTTAATCTAAATTTGGGTGATTATTTGATAATTGCTGCGGCTATCATGAGAGCATTCATGGTTACATTTACAAAAAAATTAACGCAGGATGCTCCTACAAATATGGTTTTTCTTACTTCTATCCAAACTGGTATTGTTGGATTAGGATGTCTTTTACTTGGTTTGTTATTAAACTATGATCAACTTAAGATTTTACCCTCCAGTGCTGTTTTTTGGCTTGATTTAATTTATCTTATTTTATTTTGTACTATGTTTGCTTTTTTTGTTCAAAATTTCTCGGTGAAACGTACCTCTCCAACTAAGGTTTCACTATTAATGGGTAGTGAACCAGTGTGGGGCGCTTTATATGCTACAATAGTTATTCATGAGTCTTTAAGTCCAATTAGCTGGCTAGGAGGAGTATTAATTGTTGCTGCATCATTATGGGCAAGCATAAAACATTAA
- the rpmB gene encoding 50S ribosomal protein L28 has product MARVCQVTGKKPMVGNNVSHANNKTKRRFLPNLQSRKFWVESENRWVRLRVTNAALRTIDKKGIDVVLAELRATGLAI; this is encoded by the coding sequence ATGGCACGAGTATGTCAAGTGACAGGCAAAAAGCCTATGGTTGGTAACAACGTATCTCACGCAAATAACAAAACCAAACGTCGTTTTTTGCCAAATTTGCAATCACGCAAATTCTGGGTTGAAAGCGAAAATCGTTGGGTTCGTCTACGTGTAACTAATGCTGCTCTACGTACCATTGATAAAAAAGGTATTGATGTAGTTTTAGCCGAATTACGCGCGACAGGTCTTGCTATCTAA
- the rpmG gene encoding 50S ribosomal protein L33, with translation MREKIKLESSAGTGHFYTTTKNKRTSTEKLELTKYDPKARKHVLYKETKLK, from the coding sequence ATGCGTGAGAAAATTAAACTAGAATCATCGGCAGGTACGGGGCATTTTTACACTACAACTAAAAATAAACGCACCTCAACCGAAAAATTAGAGCTTACTAAGTACGATCCTAAAGCACGTAAACACGTTCTTTATAAAGAAACAAAACTTAAATAA
- a CDS encoding inorganic phosphate transporter, with translation MSPSVILIAIIIVALAFEFINGFHDTANVVATPIATRSLSPYQAIIIAAIFNFIGAFMGTGVATTISKGLVDSNLVTHVVLIAALASAISWNLATWALGIPSSSSHALIGSLAGAVIATDGFSAVKYATLVNKVIIPMVISPILAFFLALTIMLIVMRALHNNNHPRKANNFIRELQVLSSSLLALSHGSNDAQKTMSIITLALFSFGLVSDAAHIPVWVIVICALAMALGTLSGGMKIIKTLSTRVAKLRPANGFAAELSSGALILAASHFGLPVSTTQAASGSIMGQAILVKV, from the coding sequence ATGAGTCCCTCGGTAATTTTAATCGCGATTATTATTGTTGCTCTTGCATTTGAATTTATCAATGGCTTTCATGACACGGCAAACGTTGTAGCTACTCCAATTGCTACCCGCTCACTTTCTCCTTATCAGGCAATTATCATTGCCGCAATCTTTAATTTTATCGGCGCTTTTATGGGTACCGGGGTTGCCACAACTATTAGTAAAGGTTTGGTTGATTCTAATCTTGTTACCCATGTAGTACTAATTGCAGCATTAGCTTCAGCAATTAGCTGGAATCTAGCAACTTGGGCACTGGGGATACCATCCAGTTCTTCGCATGCATTGATTGGTTCTCTTGCTGGGGCAGTAATTGCTACGGATGGCTTCTCAGCTGTTAAATATGCTACTTTAGTGAATAAAGTAATTATTCCGATGGTTATTTCACCGATTCTAGCTTTTTTCCTCGCGCTGACAATCATGCTGATAGTCATGCGGGCATTACATAATAATAACCATCCAAGAAAAGCAAATAACTTTATTCGTGAGTTACAAGTTTTATCTAGTAGTTTGTTGGCACTTAGTCATGGCTCAAATGATGCACAAAAAACAATGTCAATTATAACACTAGCATTATTTAGTTTTGGTCTCGTTAGCGATGCCGCACATATTCCGGTTTGGGTTATTGTTATTTGCGCGTTGGCAATGGCATTGGGGACTCTATCTGGGGGGATGAAAATTATTAAAACCCTAAGTACTCGAGTTGCCAAATTGCGTCCGGCAAATGGATTTGCTGCGGAGCTAAGTTCTGGTGCATTAATCCTTGCAGCCTCTCACTTCGGGCTTCCGGTTAGTACGACACAAGCTGCATCTGGCTCAATTATGGGGCAGGCTATACTGGTAAAGGTTTAA
- a CDS encoding DUF47 domain-containing protein: MLRRIIKAILPSKGEVFFNMFVEAATNAHEAAIVFTEIINTNDKTREAQLSSDLRSKRQKAVEIEKKVLIELNNQFITPLDRGDIQELSVLLLKLTKRIVKINQKLKIYSIDARADDCLIRSATTLQNITKVLVDIMQALKNGNYERISKDDQKTDEFDDSMIEDLRHAMKEMYSGNYDTMTILKLKEIYKSIENAIDTSANIADLVMQISIKDM; the protein is encoded by the coding sequence GTGTTACGTCGAATAATTAAAGCTATATTGCCAAGTAAAGGTGAAGTATTTTTTAATATGTTTGTGGAAGCTGCAACTAATGCACATGAAGCCGCAATTGTTTTTACCGAGATTATCAATACTAATGATAAGACTCGTGAGGCACAATTATCTTCTGATTTGCGTAGTAAGCGCCAAAAAGCTGTTGAAATAGAAAAAAAAGTACTGATTGAATTAAATAATCAGTTTATTACTCCGCTTGATCGTGGTGATATTCAGGAATTATCGGTTCTTCTTTTGAAGCTTACTAAGCGAATAGTTAAGATTAATCAAAAGCTTAAAATCTATAGCATTGATGCTAGAGCAGATGATTGCCTTATCCGTAGTGCAACAACGCTACAAAATATTACCAAGGTGCTGGTTGATATTATGCAGGCCTTAAAAAATGGTAATTATGAGCGGATTTCCAAAGATGATCAGAAGACTGATGAGTTTGATGATAGTATGATCGAAGACTTGCGTCATGCGATGAAAGAAATGTATTCTGGTAATTATGATACTATGACCATCCTTAAATTGAAAGAAATCTATAAAAGTATAGAAAATGCAATTGATACCAGTGCAAATATTGCTGATCTGGTAATGCAGATTTCAATTAAGGATATGTAA
- the glmS gene encoding glutamine--fructose-6-phosphate transaminase (isomerizing): MCGVVGGIGERNVVSVILEGLSRLEYRGYDSVGVAIIDDDGNLMRQRVTGRVRQLTELCQQTKFKAHIGIGHTRWATHGGVSETNAHPHFSKDTLAIVHNGIIENYAELRSELIEKGYVFDSETDTEVIVHLVHSIYSETKDLLAALKQAITRLHGAYAIGLINRENPQEILCARAGSPMVIGLGIEENYFASDVSALLPVTQKFVYLEEGDIARITIDGYQIWDNMGNLVTRQVNISELSAAATELGHYRHYMQKEIFEQPKAVADTMQHLGNSFDPAAFGAEAENIFRSINKVQIIACGTSFNAGSIAKYWIEEFANLECAVDIASEYRYRKIPANKDTLVISISQSGETADTMASIKYAIELGMVNTLAICNVPESSLIRLSKLKVLTQAGPEIGVASTKAFTTQLVVLLYLAFTLAKVRGELANEAELIEQIRRLPHMVVEALSVEDEIKQIAKEFEYKHNALFLGRHTMAPVAMEGALKLKEISYIHAESYAAGELKHGPLALIDKDMPVIVAMPHNLLADKVKSNVQEVLARQGQVYLFTDKEDELSKQCYRTIVIQAKGIPPYLAPIIYTIPMQLLAYHTAIAKGTDVDKPRNLAKSVTVE, encoded by the coding sequence ATGTGCGGAGTAGTTGGTGGTATTGGTGAACGGAATGTAGTCTCAGTGATTCTTGAGGGATTATCGCGACTTGAGTATCGTGGTTATGACTCCGTTGGGGTAGCAATCATTGACGATGATGGTAATTTGATGCGCCAACGGGTAACTGGTCGTGTACGTCAATTAACTGAATTATGTCAGCAAACAAAATTTAAAGCACATATTGGGATTGGACATACCCGTTGGGCAACACATGGCGGTGTTAGCGAAACTAATGCTCATCCGCATTTTTCTAAAGATACTTTAGCGATAGTGCACAATGGAATAATCGAAAATTATGCTGAACTTCGTAGTGAATTGATTGAAAAGGGTTATGTTTTTGATTCTGAGACGGATACTGAAGTTATAGTTCATTTAGTTCATTCAATTTATTCTGAAACTAAGGATTTATTAGCTGCCTTAAAACAAGCTATAACACGCTTACATGGTGCATATGCAATTGGTCTAATTAATCGCGAAAACCCACAAGAAATCCTTTGTGCTAGAGCTGGTTCACCAATGGTAATTGGGCTTGGAATTGAAGAGAACTATTTCGCTTCCGATGTTTCAGCTTTGTTGCCAGTAACACAGAAATTCGTCTATCTCGAAGAGGGTGATATTGCTAGGATAACTATTGATGGTTATCAAATTTGGGATAATATGGGTAATCTAGTTACCCGTCAAGTAAATATCAGTGAACTTTCTGCGGCGGCAACCGAGCTTGGGCATTATCGGCACTATATGCAAAAAGAAATATTTGAGCAGCCAAAAGCAGTTGCAGATACCATGCAGCACTTGGGTAATAGCTTTGACCCAGCGGCATTTGGTGCTGAAGCAGAAAATATATTTAGATCAATTAATAAAGTGCAAATTATTGCTTGTGGGACCAGTTTTAATGCCGGTTCAATTGCTAAATACTGGATAGAGGAGTTTGCTAATCTGGAGTGTGCGGTCGATATTGCCAGTGAATATCGTTACCGTAAGATTCCAGCAAATAAAGATACTCTGGTTATTAGTATTTCGCAATCTGGTGAAACTGCTGATACTATGGCAAGCATTAAATATGCAATTGAATTGGGAATGGTTAATACGCTAGCAATTTGTAATGTACCAGAAAGTAGCTTGATTAGGTTGTCTAAATTAAAAGTTTTAACTCAGGCAGGTCCAGAAATTGGTGTAGCTTCAACCAAAGCCTTTACAACTCAGTTGGTAGTTTTACTATATCTTGCATTTACCTTAGCTAAGGTGCGAGGGGAGTTAGCGAATGAAGCCGAATTGATTGAACAGATTCGTAGATTGCCGCATATGGTGGTAGAAGCATTGTCGGTTGAAGATGAAATTAAGCAGATTGCCAAAGAGTTTGAATATAAGCATAATGCCTTATTTCTTGGGCGACATACTATGGCGCCAGTAGCAATGGAGGGCGCGTTAAAGCTAAAAGAAATTTCATATATTCATGCTGAGAGTTATGCAGCAGGTGAATTAAAGCATGGTCCGCTAGCATTGATTGATAAAGACATGCCTGTCATCGTTGCTATGCCGCATAATTTACTAGCAGATAAAGTTAAATCAAATGTACAAGAAGTACTGGCTCGTCAAGGGCAGGTTTATTTGTTTACTGATAAAGAAGACGAACTAAGTAAACAGTGTTACCGGACTATAGTTATTCAAGCTAAAGGCATTCCTCCTTATCTTGCTCCGATTATCTATACAATTCCAATGCAGCTTTTAGCATATCATACCGCGATTGCCAAGGGAACCGATGTTGATAAACCAAGGAATTTGGCGAAATCAGTTACTGTTGAATAA
- the hemH gene encoding ferrochelatase, whose amino-acid sequence MTDFSRKLILLVNLGSPDELSVVAIRKFLRIFLSDQRVVGLPKLLWYPILYGIILPIRAKKLLHKYQQIWHSSNSSPLVYYTQEQSRLLQEKIANGYTVDYAFSYGSTSIAEVLNQEKYKHFESLIVIPLYPQYSSSTTASVFDQLAKYYRAKYFIPEIQFINSFSSNPVYIKAIADKIRQHWELNGRAERLLVSFHSVPVALIEKGDSYFEECKLTYFLLCKELAINPEIDAKLSFQSKFGRAKWIEPATSDVVELFAKTQIKTVDVVCPGFMSDCLETLEEIAIMNKEIFIANGGYDLRYISCLNDDPVVADILNELIRKE is encoded by the coding sequence TTGACTGACTTTTCGCGAAAGTTGATTTTATTGGTTAATTTGGGCTCACCAGATGAGCTTTCAGTTGTGGCTATCCGTAAATTTTTGCGGATATTTTTATCAGATCAGCGAGTTGTTGGGTTACCAAAATTACTATGGTATCCTATCTTGTATGGAATTATTTTACCAATTCGGGCAAAAAAACTACTCCACAAATACCAGCAAATTTGGCATTCGAGTAATAGCTCTCCACTAGTTTACTATACTCAGGAGCAGTCGCGCTTATTGCAGGAAAAAATTGCTAATGGCTATACTGTTGACTATGCCTTTAGCTATGGAAGCACTTCAATAGCTGAGGTACTTAATCAAGAAAAATACAAACATTTTGAAAGTTTGATTGTTATTCCGCTATATCCACAATATTCAAGTTCAACTACTGCTAGTGTATTTGATCAATTAGCTAAATACTATAGAGCAAAATATTTCATCCCGGAGATACAATTTATCAATAGCTTTTCTAGTAATCCAGTTTATATTAAAGCTATTGCTGATAAAATCAGGCAGCATTGGGAGCTAAACGGACGAGCAGAGCGTTTATTAGTCAGTTTTCATTCAGTTCCAGTTGCTCTTATTGAAAAGGGTGATAGTTATTTTGAAGAATGTAAATTAACTTACTTTTTGTTGTGTAAGGAATTAGCAATAAACCCGGAGATTGATGCAAAATTATCCTTCCAGTCTAAATTTGGGCGGGCAAAATGGATTGAACCTGCAACAAGTGATGTGGTTGAATTATTCGCAAAAACACAAATAAAAACAGTCGATGTGGTTTGTCCTGGTTTTATGAGTGATTGTCTTGAAACACTTGAAGAAATTGCTATAATGAATAAAGAGATCTTTATTGCTAATGGTGGTTATGATTTACGATATATCTCCTGTCTCAATGATGATCCAGTGGTTGCAGATATATTGAATGAATTAATTAGAAAAGAATAG